A genomic segment from Pangasianodon hypophthalmus isolate fPanHyp1 chromosome 25, fPanHyp1.pri, whole genome shotgun sequence encodes:
- the LOC113547609 gene encoding complement C3 isoform X2, which translates to MSSLILFLWTLSMCHFAQVSTDILSTPPILDFVPHPYHPIPGQRPDFERDPKFVLVAPAVLRVGRDENILLEAFGLSEPVVVTLSVYNYPQRPPQLLQATVILNADNNYSVLKNITCASEFLSLLQSFRLSIAQYLSKFRTLMKLQSMPNLRPKQQTAFTPTHTHSRTLSKLPAFNVTLIPKKSYLSLEDKELEVQVYATYMYGEKVDGVAYVVFGVENDGVNERFSSMKQVKNLDGGNATLTVAELKKAYSDINQLNGLSIYVQASVMTSTGSDLVVAKKTGIKIVLTPYVLAVEDTSRFYKSGLPFDLTVTVSHHDGSPAPNVPVKISFLSTPVTVHSGTIKVSLNMPCGFSKKIIVKTVVPDLKPEQQAKTEWLVEAFSPFSPADPNQIYITVDKKAAKVGETLDFQLHLSLSSHKENYLGQISYIVLNKGKIIHVGKVNRTEDEVTTVPLLLTSEMLPAFRFVVYWILPWSYAVEVLADSILVKVESHCLGSLKVEPLKGEVKDSYAPGDSFGFQVRGDPGAKVSLVAVDNSIFLLSKSRLTQKKIWDTVGQGDLGCSTGGGRDSMGVFKDAGLNFHSSFRESTSHTFPPCYWKLRGRRSVENLRLRDKLEKSYTNQVLQRCCSDGMREIPMPYSCRRRALYITEDWSCVMAFLWCCTQYRGEELGIITSPPPTTPEPTLPTRGSVFTNHYGPIISEDYPSFHGFAVMPGIPPLRIGIPGASRGVPTAVSPRPALGFMIVPGPGARVGVGAGFIPGGGGAGGLTGTPKSRVRDAYYDKLDDIYVRTKFFESWLWTDVQLPEAPGPDGFAVAPVQSVLPDSITQWGILGISASSSTGFCVAEPFNIRAWKPFFINLRLPRTAARNEHVEVKAVLHNYVSKDLKVLVILAKTDDMCSVAYTEDHKQEVLVRAHSSVLIPYTVIPLRVGELPLQVTAVSRSFSRRDAVRKTLRVVLEGIQKMEVRSFVLNPAEKGDDGNQLIRVDKAKLSSVVPNSAPETFINVRGNLLADSIDNSINKDSLAALIRMPGGCVEQNLASITLPLIAVHYLDRSSQWESVGLQRREDAIAYIKIGYENQLNYRKTDDSYPPYLNEGTSTWITAFVVKVFSMAYPFITVDKQHICGPLLYLLKHKQLLSGAFKEDNPVYTTSMTGGLQGSESRETLTAFVLIALAEAKSVVTCTGQELNPEVNFVKAGYYLKARYQWLQRPYSVAIACYALAVSNLGCSKRVLLKLASADHTHWPDAQNPFFTLEATGYALLALLKGGHIQEAAAPFKWLNQQRQVGGGYGTTQSTMVVLQALSEYLVKKPPPVDMILKVVLSVPGSSDTHWAFTRQLAHVARSSKVPTDQNLTLVASGSGQGILEVVTVYNELPDVHENSLCNGFELNVSISESIEKPPAEAEKVYRLSISVRALEQHQVRMAVLDISLPTGFEPENSDLELLANSVDRYINNFQVVDNLSDRGSLIIHLFKVSNKAADIISFRLNQKFKVGLLQPSTVTVYQYYNKEKRCSRFYTPPEDKEQLSQICEGNICRCTEGDCCILKKGAWTVAARKKAACSGIHHVFKVRVLNVSQSQYDRYELEILQVIKEGSEAGLKAKDRRVFLSHAGCRAGLNLLTGEDYLIIGPSSDVWQAGSDKNGYTYTLGKNTWVEHWPSGTCTKCRALDNFSTELLNTGCQT; encoded by the exons ATGTCTTCTTTAATACTTTTCTTATGGACCCTGTCCATGTGTCACTTTGCTCAGGTCAGCACTGATATCTTGAG TACTCCTCCTATTCTTGATTTTGTTCCTCATCCTTATCACCCCATTCCAGG ACAGAGGCCGGACTTTGAACGGGACCCAAA GTTTGTTTTAGTGGCTCCAGCAGTGCTAAGAGTGGGACGTGACGAAAATATCCTGCTGGAGGCATTTGGACTTTCTGAGCCTGTCGTCGTTACTCTCTCAGTGTACAATTATCCACAAAGACCTCCACAATTGCTGCAAGCAACCGTCATCCTGAACGCTGATAATAATTACAGCGTACTCAAAAACATAACG TGCGCTTCAGAGTTTTTGTCTCTTCTCCAGAGTTTCAGGCTTTCAATAGCACAATATCTGTCGAAATTCAG AACTCTGATGAAATTACAGTCCATGCCGAATCTGAGGCCAAAGCAGCAGACGGCATTTACTCCGACACATACGCACTCTCGGACATTGTCAA AACTCCCAGCATTCAATGTCACACTGATACCGAAAAAGTCCTATCTGAGTTTAGAAGATAAAGAGTTGGAGGTGCAGGTGTATGCCAC ATATATGTACGGTGAGAAAGTGGATGGTGTCGCATATGTGGTGTTTGGAGTAGAGAATGATGGAGTGAATGAACGATTCTCATCTATGAAGCAAGTAAAAAAT CTGGATGGTGGGAATGCCACGCTCACTGTTGCTGAGCTTAAGAAAGCGTATTCTGATATCAACCAATTAAACGGCTTGTCCATATACGTCCAAGCTTCCGTGATGACCAGCACAG GAAGTGACCTTGTAGTGGCAAAAAAGACAGGCATCAAAATCGTCTTAACGCCATATGTGCTTGCCGTCGAAGACACATCAAGGTTTTATAAATCGGGCCTACCCTTTGACTTAACG GTTACGGTTAGCCACCACGACGGCTCCCCGGCTCCTAACGTTCCGGTTAAAATCAGCTTCCTGTCCACTCCTGTCACAGTGCACAGCGGCACCATCAAAGTGTCCCTTAACATGCCGTGTGGATTTAGCAAAAAGATTATA GTAAAAACAGTAGTCCCAGATTTGAAGCCGGAGCAGCAAGCAAAGACTGAATGGTTGGTGGAGGCGTTCTCACCTTTCAGCCCTGCAGATCCGAACCAGATTTACATCACCGTAGACAAGAAGGCGGCAAAAGTAGGAGAGACGTTAGACTTCCAGCTGCACCTCAGCCTCAGCTCCCACAAAGAAAACTACTTGGGGCAGATTTCATATATC GTGTTGAACAAGGGGAAGATAATTCATGTGGGCAAGGTGAATAGAACAGAGGATGAAGTGACTACCGTTCCCCTGCTGCTGACTTCAGAGATGCTGCCTGCGTTCCGCTTCGTGGTGTACTGGATTCTTCCGTGGTCGTATGCAGTAGAAGTGTTGGCCGATTCCATTTTGGTGAAGGTGGAGAGCCATTGTCTGGGATCA CTCAAGGTTGAACCGTTGAAGGGTGAAGTGAAGGACTCGTATGCACCAGGCGACAGCTTTGGCTTTCAAGTTAGGGGCGACCCCGGAGCAAAGGTCAGCCTGGTCGCCGTAGACAACTCCATTTTTCTGCTGAGTAAGAGCCGGCTGACGCAGAAGAAG ATTTGGGACACGGTGGGACAGGGGGATTTGGGCTGCTCTACAGGCGGAGGGAGGGACAGCATGGGTGTGTTCAAGGATGCAGGCCTGAATTTTCACTCAAGCTTCCGAGAATCAACCAGTCATACTT TCCCACCGTGCTACTGGAAGCTCAGGGGGAGGCGCTCTGTTGAAAATCTGCGTCTCCGGGACAAGCTTG agaaaTCCTATACCAACCAGGTTTTACAGCGCTGCTgctctgatggcatgagggagaTTCCCATGCCGTATTCATGCCGCCGCCGTGCTCTTTACATCACTGAGGACTGGAGCTGCGTGATGGCTTTTCTCTGGTGCTGCACTCAGTACAGGGGTGAAGAGCTGGGCATCATCACCTCGCCACCACCCACCACTCCAGAGCCAACCTTGCCCACGAGGGGAAGTGTATTCACAAACCATTATGGTCCTATAATTTCTGAAG ACTATCCTTCTTTCCATGGCTTTGCTGTCATGCCTGGCATCCCTCCTTTACGTATTGGCATTCCTGGAGCTTCTCGTGGTGTTCCTACTGCTGTTAGTCCTCGTCCTGCACTTGGTTTCATGATTGTGCCTGGTCCTGGTGCTCGTGTTGGTGTTGGTGCAGGTTTTATtcctggtggtggtggtgctggtggtcTCACAGGAACTCCCAAATCTAGGGTGAGGGATGCGTACTATGACAAGCTAGACGATATTTATGTACGCACCAAGTTCTTTGAGTCCTGGCTGTGGACAGATGTCCAACTTCCTGAAGCACCTGGGCCAGATGG ATTTGCTGTTGCACCAGTGCAGTCCGTTCTCCCCGATAGCATCACACAGTGGGGGATTTTGGGCATTAGTGCATCATCTAGTACAG GTTTCTGTGTGGCCGAGCCGTTCAACATCCGAGCATGGAAGCCATTCTTCATCAACCTACGTCTTCCTCGCACCGCAGCCAGAAACGAACATGTTGAGGTCAAGGCCGTGCTGCACAACTACGTGAGCAAGGACCTAAAG GTGCTGGTGATCCTGGCAAAGACGGACGACATGTGCAGTGTGGCGTATACCGAGGATCATAAGCAGGAGGTTTTGGTGCGAGCTCACTCCTCCGTGCTCATCCCCTACACCGTAATCCCGCTCCGAGTGGGAGAGCTCCCCCTGCAGGTCACTGCCGTGTCGCGTAGCTTCTCCAGACGGGATGCAGTCCGTAAAACTCTCCGTGTGGTG ttgGAAGGCATTCAGAAGATGGAAGTGAGGAGTTTTGTGTTGAATCCTGCTGAGAAAGGAGACG ATGGAAATCAGCTGATTCGGGTGGATAAAGCTAAACTGAGTTCAGTGGTTCCCAACTCCGCTCCAGAAACATTTATCAATGTCAGAG GTAATTTGTTGGCCGACAGCATCGATAACTCCATCAATAAGGACTCACTGGCGGCCCTGATCCGGATGCCCGGAGGCTGTGTGGAGCAGAACCTGGCTAGCATCACACTGCCGCTCATCGCTGTTCACTATCTGGACCGCAGCTCACAGTGGGAGAGTGTGGGTTTGCAGCGCAGAGAGGATGCCATCGCCTACATTAAGATCG GCTATGAGAACCAGCTTAATTATCGTAAAACTGATGATTCATATCCACCGTATCTCAACGAAGGAACCAGCACCTG GATCACAGCGTTTGTGGTGAAGGTGTTCTCCATGGCTTATCCGTTTATCACAGTGGACAAGCAGCACATATGTGGCCCGCTGCTCTACCTGCTCAAGCACAAGCAGCTCTTATCTGGAGCATTCAAGGAGGACAACCCAGTCTATACCACCTCCATGACG GGAGGTCTTCAGGGTTCAGAATCCAGGGAAACTCTGACTGCATTTGTACTGATTGCATTGGCCGAAGCTAAGAGTGTCGTTACTTGCACTGGCCAAGAACTGAACCcggag GTGAATTTTGTAAAAGCAGGGTACTATCTGAAAGCACGATACCAATGGCTGCAAAGGCCGTATTCTGTCGCAATTGCATGTTACGCACTGGCTGTGAGCAATCTGGGCTGCTCGAAGAGAGTGTTGCTGAAATTAGCATCAGCAG ACCACACACACTGGCCAGACGCACAAAACCCATTCTTCACACTGGAGGCGACAGGTTACGCACTGCTGGCCCTGCTTAAAGGTGGCCATATTCAGGAGGCTGCTGCGCCGTTCAAGTGGCTGAATCAGCAGCGACAGGTCGGGGGAGGATACGGAACCACGCAG TCCACCATGGTGGTACTGCAGGCTCTGTCAGAGTACCTGGTAAAGAAACCCCCTCCAGTTGACATGATCCTGAAGGTGGTGCTCAGCGTTCCCGGTAGCTCAGATACTCACTGGGCCTTCACCAGACAACTGGCTCATGTGGCACGTTCCTCTAAA GTGCCTACAGATCAGAACCTCACATTGGTGGCCTCAGGAAGTGGTCAGGGGATACTGGAG GTGGTAACGGTGTACAACGAGTTGCCTGATGTACATGAGAACAGCTTGTGTAACGGATTTGAGTTGAACGTTTCTATTAGCGAGAGCATCG agaagcCTCCAGCAGAAGCTGAGAAGGTGTATAGACTCAGCATCAGTGTAAG AGCTCTGGAGCAGCATCAGGTGCGCATGGCCGTGCTGGACATCAGCCTGCCTACTGGCTTTGAACCAGAAAACTCTGACCTGGAGCTG CTGGCCAACTCTGTGGATCGCTACATCAACAATTTCCAAGTTGTAGATAATCTGAGCGATCGAGGATCTCTCATCATTCATCTGTTCAAG GTATCCAACAAAGCGGCAGACATCATCTCCTTCAGGCTGAACCAGAAGTTTAAAGTGGGCCTCCTGCAACCGTCTACAGTTACTGTATACCAGTATTACAACAAAG AGAAGCGTTGCAGCAGGTTTTACACTCCACCAGAGGACAAAGAGCAGCTCAGTCAGATCTGCGAAGGAAACATTTGTCGCTGCACAGAGG GCGACTGTTGTATTTTGAAGAAGGGCGCTTGGACAGTTGCGGCAAGAAAGAAGGCTGCGTGCAGCGGGATCCACCACG TGTTTAAGGTTAGAGTGTTGAATGTCAGTCAGAGCCAGTATGACAGATATGAGCTGGAGATCCTGCAAGTCATAAAAGAAG GCTCCGAGGCTGGTCTAAAAGCAAAGGACAGGCGAGTGTTTCTTTCTCACGCCGGCTGTAGGGCGGGGCTTAATCTGCTCACGGGGGAGGACTACCTCATCATTGGCCCATCCTCTGACGTTTGGCAAGCAGGCAGTGACAAGAACGG ttacacatacacactgggGAAGAACACTTGGGTGGAGCATTGGCCTTCAGGCACGTGTACCAAATGCAGAGCGCTGGACAATTTTAGCACAGAATTGCTGAACACTGGCTGCCAGACCTGA
- the LOC113547609 gene encoding complement C3 isoform X1, with protein sequence MSSLILFLWTLSMCHFAQVSTDILSTPPILDFVPHPYHPIPGQRPDFERDPKFVLVAPAVLRVGRDENILLEAFGLSEPVVVTLSVYNYPQRPPQLLQATVILNADNNYSVLKNITIPWRDLYRQQRDTTYVWLLARFGHFQKVEYISKVSFLSGFIFIQTDKPIYNPGDTVRFRVFVSSPEFQAFNSTISVEIQNSDEITVHAESEAKAADGIYSDTYALSDIVKEGKWKIVAKFDHLKENMYSANFEVKKYELPAFNVTLIPKKSYLSLEDKELEVQVYATYMYGEKVDGVAYVVFGVENDGVNERFSSMKQVKNLDGGNATLTVAELKKAYSDINQLNGLSIYVQASVMTSTGSDLVVAKKTGIKIVLTPYVLAVEDTSRFYKSGLPFDLTVTVSHHDGSPAPNVPVKISFLSTPVTVHSGTIKVSLNMPCGFSKKIIVKTVVPDLKPEQQAKTEWLVEAFSPFSPADPNQIYITVDKKAAKVGETLDFQLHLSLSSHKENYLGQISYIVLNKGKIIHVGKVNRTEDEVTTVPLLLTSEMLPAFRFVVYWILPWSYAVEVLADSILVKVESHCLGSLKVEPLKGEVKDSYAPGDSFGFQVRGDPGAKVSLVAVDNSIFLLSKSRLTQKKIWDTVGQGDLGCSTGGGRDSMGVFKDAGLNFHSSFRESTSHTFPPCYWKLRGRRSVENLRLRDKLEKSYTNQVLQRCCSDGMREIPMPYSCRRRALYITEDWSCVMAFLWCCTQYRGEELGIITSPPPTTPEPTLPTRGSVFTNHYGPIISEDYPSFHGFAVMPGIPPLRIGIPGASRGVPTAVSPRPALGFMIVPGPGARVGVGAGFIPGGGGAGGLTGTPKSRVRDAYYDKLDDIYVRTKFFESWLWTDVQLPEAPGPDGFAVAPVQSVLPDSITQWGILGISASSSTGFCVAEPFNIRAWKPFFINLRLPRTAARNEHVEVKAVLHNYVSKDLKVLVILAKTDDMCSVAYTEDHKQEVLVRAHSSVLIPYTVIPLRVGELPLQVTAVSRSFSRRDAVRKTLRVVLEGIQKMEVRSFVLNPAEKGDDGNQLIRVDKAKLSSVVPNSAPETFINVRGNLLADSIDNSINKDSLAALIRMPGGCVEQNLASITLPLIAVHYLDRSSQWESVGLQRREDAIAYIKIGYENQLNYRKTDDSYPPYLNEGTSTWITAFVVKVFSMAYPFITVDKQHICGPLLYLLKHKQLLSGAFKEDNPVYTTSMTGGLQGSESRETLTAFVLIALAEAKSVVTCTGQELNPEVNFVKAGYYLKARYQWLQRPYSVAIACYALAVSNLGCSKRVLLKLASADHTHWPDAQNPFFTLEATGYALLALLKGGHIQEAAAPFKWLNQQRQVGGGYGTTQSTMVVLQALSEYLVKKPPPVDMILKVVLSVPGSSDTHWAFTRQLAHVARSSKVPTDQNLTLVASGSGQGILEVVTVYNELPDVHENSLCNGFELNVSISESIEKPPAEAEKVYRLSISVRALEQHQVRMAVLDISLPTGFEPENSDLELLANSVDRYINNFQVVDNLSDRGSLIIHLFKVSNKAADIISFRLNQKFKVGLLQPSTVTVYQYYNKEKRCSRFYTPPEDKEQLSQICEGNICRCTEGDCCILKKGAWTVAARKKAACSGIHHVFKVRVLNVSQSQYDRYELEILQVIKEGSEAGLKAKDRRVFLSHAGCRAGLNLLTGEDYLIIGPSSDVWQAGSDKNGYTYTLGKNTWVEHWPSGTCTKCRALDNFSTELLNTGCQT encoded by the exons ATGTCTTCTTTAATACTTTTCTTATGGACCCTGTCCATGTGTCACTTTGCTCAGGTCAGCACTGATATCTTGAG TACTCCTCCTATTCTTGATTTTGTTCCTCATCCTTATCACCCCATTCCAGG ACAGAGGCCGGACTTTGAACGGGACCCAAA GTTTGTTTTAGTGGCTCCAGCAGTGCTAAGAGTGGGACGTGACGAAAATATCCTGCTGGAGGCATTTGGACTTTCTGAGCCTGTCGTCGTTACTCTCTCAGTGTACAATTATCCACAAAGACCTCCACAATTGCTGCAAGCAACCGTCATCCTGAACGCTGATAATAATTACAGCGTACTCAAAAACATAACG ATTCCCTGGAGAGACCTATATCGACAACAGAGAGATACTACGTATGTCTGGCTGCTCGCTAGATTTGGACACTTCCAAAAGGTTGAGTACATCAGTAAAGTGTCCTTTCTCTCTGGTTTCATCTTCATCCAGACCGACAAGCCCATCTACAACCCAGGAGACACAG TGCGCTTCAGAGTTTTTGTCTCTTCTCCAGAGTTTCAGGCTTTCAATAGCACAATATCTGTCGAAATTCAG AACTCTGATGAAATTACAGTCCATGCCGAATCTGAGGCCAAAGCAGCAGACGGCATTTACTCCGACACATACGCACTCTCGGACATTGTCAA aGAGGGCAAGTGGAAGATTGTTGCCAAATTTGACCACTTGAAAGAGAACATGTATAGTGCAAATTTTGAGGTGAAGAAATATG AACTCCCAGCATTCAATGTCACACTGATACCGAAAAAGTCCTATCTGAGTTTAGAAGATAAAGAGTTGGAGGTGCAGGTGTATGCCAC ATATATGTACGGTGAGAAAGTGGATGGTGTCGCATATGTGGTGTTTGGAGTAGAGAATGATGGAGTGAATGAACGATTCTCATCTATGAAGCAAGTAAAAAAT CTGGATGGTGGGAATGCCACGCTCACTGTTGCTGAGCTTAAGAAAGCGTATTCTGATATCAACCAATTAAACGGCTTGTCCATATACGTCCAAGCTTCCGTGATGACCAGCACAG GAAGTGACCTTGTAGTGGCAAAAAAGACAGGCATCAAAATCGTCTTAACGCCATATGTGCTTGCCGTCGAAGACACATCAAGGTTTTATAAATCGGGCCTACCCTTTGACTTAACG GTTACGGTTAGCCACCACGACGGCTCCCCGGCTCCTAACGTTCCGGTTAAAATCAGCTTCCTGTCCACTCCTGTCACAGTGCACAGCGGCACCATCAAAGTGTCCCTTAACATGCCGTGTGGATTTAGCAAAAAGATTATA GTAAAAACAGTAGTCCCAGATTTGAAGCCGGAGCAGCAAGCAAAGACTGAATGGTTGGTGGAGGCGTTCTCACCTTTCAGCCCTGCAGATCCGAACCAGATTTACATCACCGTAGACAAGAAGGCGGCAAAAGTAGGAGAGACGTTAGACTTCCAGCTGCACCTCAGCCTCAGCTCCCACAAAGAAAACTACTTGGGGCAGATTTCATATATC GTGTTGAACAAGGGGAAGATAATTCATGTGGGCAAGGTGAATAGAACAGAGGATGAAGTGACTACCGTTCCCCTGCTGCTGACTTCAGAGATGCTGCCTGCGTTCCGCTTCGTGGTGTACTGGATTCTTCCGTGGTCGTATGCAGTAGAAGTGTTGGCCGATTCCATTTTGGTGAAGGTGGAGAGCCATTGTCTGGGATCA CTCAAGGTTGAACCGTTGAAGGGTGAAGTGAAGGACTCGTATGCACCAGGCGACAGCTTTGGCTTTCAAGTTAGGGGCGACCCCGGAGCAAAGGTCAGCCTGGTCGCCGTAGACAACTCCATTTTTCTGCTGAGTAAGAGCCGGCTGACGCAGAAGAAG ATTTGGGACACGGTGGGACAGGGGGATTTGGGCTGCTCTACAGGCGGAGGGAGGGACAGCATGGGTGTGTTCAAGGATGCAGGCCTGAATTTTCACTCAAGCTTCCGAGAATCAACCAGTCATACTT TCCCACCGTGCTACTGGAAGCTCAGGGGGAGGCGCTCTGTTGAAAATCTGCGTCTCCGGGACAAGCTTG agaaaTCCTATACCAACCAGGTTTTACAGCGCTGCTgctctgatggcatgagggagaTTCCCATGCCGTATTCATGCCGCCGCCGTGCTCTTTACATCACTGAGGACTGGAGCTGCGTGATGGCTTTTCTCTGGTGCTGCACTCAGTACAGGGGTGAAGAGCTGGGCATCATCACCTCGCCACCACCCACCACTCCAGAGCCAACCTTGCCCACGAGGGGAAGTGTATTCACAAACCATTATGGTCCTATAATTTCTGAAG ACTATCCTTCTTTCCATGGCTTTGCTGTCATGCCTGGCATCCCTCCTTTACGTATTGGCATTCCTGGAGCTTCTCGTGGTGTTCCTACTGCTGTTAGTCCTCGTCCTGCACTTGGTTTCATGATTGTGCCTGGTCCTGGTGCTCGTGTTGGTGTTGGTGCAGGTTTTATtcctggtggtggtggtgctggtggtcTCACAGGAACTCCCAAATCTAGGGTGAGGGATGCGTACTATGACAAGCTAGACGATATTTATGTACGCACCAAGTTCTTTGAGTCCTGGCTGTGGACAGATGTCCAACTTCCTGAAGCACCTGGGCCAGATGG ATTTGCTGTTGCACCAGTGCAGTCCGTTCTCCCCGATAGCATCACACAGTGGGGGATTTTGGGCATTAGTGCATCATCTAGTACAG GTTTCTGTGTGGCCGAGCCGTTCAACATCCGAGCATGGAAGCCATTCTTCATCAACCTACGTCTTCCTCGCACCGCAGCCAGAAACGAACATGTTGAGGTCAAGGCCGTGCTGCACAACTACGTGAGCAAGGACCTAAAG GTGCTGGTGATCCTGGCAAAGACGGACGACATGTGCAGTGTGGCGTATACCGAGGATCATAAGCAGGAGGTTTTGGTGCGAGCTCACTCCTCCGTGCTCATCCCCTACACCGTAATCCCGCTCCGAGTGGGAGAGCTCCCCCTGCAGGTCACTGCCGTGTCGCGTAGCTTCTCCAGACGGGATGCAGTCCGTAAAACTCTCCGTGTGGTG ttgGAAGGCATTCAGAAGATGGAAGTGAGGAGTTTTGTGTTGAATCCTGCTGAGAAAGGAGACG ATGGAAATCAGCTGATTCGGGTGGATAAAGCTAAACTGAGTTCAGTGGTTCCCAACTCCGCTCCAGAAACATTTATCAATGTCAGAG GTAATTTGTTGGCCGACAGCATCGATAACTCCATCAATAAGGACTCACTGGCGGCCCTGATCCGGATGCCCGGAGGCTGTGTGGAGCAGAACCTGGCTAGCATCACACTGCCGCTCATCGCTGTTCACTATCTGGACCGCAGCTCACAGTGGGAGAGTGTGGGTTTGCAGCGCAGAGAGGATGCCATCGCCTACATTAAGATCG GCTATGAGAACCAGCTTAATTATCGTAAAACTGATGATTCATATCCACCGTATCTCAACGAAGGAACCAGCACCTG GATCACAGCGTTTGTGGTGAAGGTGTTCTCCATGGCTTATCCGTTTATCACAGTGGACAAGCAGCACATATGTGGCCCGCTGCTCTACCTGCTCAAGCACAAGCAGCTCTTATCTGGAGCATTCAAGGAGGACAACCCAGTCTATACCACCTCCATGACG GGAGGTCTTCAGGGTTCAGAATCCAGGGAAACTCTGACTGCATTTGTACTGATTGCATTGGCCGAAGCTAAGAGTGTCGTTACTTGCACTGGCCAAGAACTGAACCcggag GTGAATTTTGTAAAAGCAGGGTACTATCTGAAAGCACGATACCAATGGCTGCAAAGGCCGTATTCTGTCGCAATTGCATGTTACGCACTGGCTGTGAGCAATCTGGGCTGCTCGAAGAGAGTGTTGCTGAAATTAGCATCAGCAG ACCACACACACTGGCCAGACGCACAAAACCCATTCTTCACACTGGAGGCGACAGGTTACGCACTGCTGGCCCTGCTTAAAGGTGGCCATATTCAGGAGGCTGCTGCGCCGTTCAAGTGGCTGAATCAGCAGCGACAGGTCGGGGGAGGATACGGAACCACGCAG TCCACCATGGTGGTACTGCAGGCTCTGTCAGAGTACCTGGTAAAGAAACCCCCTCCAGTTGACATGATCCTGAAGGTGGTGCTCAGCGTTCCCGGTAGCTCAGATACTCACTGGGCCTTCACCAGACAACTGGCTCATGTGGCACGTTCCTCTAAA GTGCCTACAGATCAGAACCTCACATTGGTGGCCTCAGGAAGTGGTCAGGGGATACTGGAG GTGGTAACGGTGTACAACGAGTTGCCTGATGTACATGAGAACAGCTTGTGTAACGGATTTGAGTTGAACGTTTCTATTAGCGAGAGCATCG agaagcCTCCAGCAGAAGCTGAGAAGGTGTATAGACTCAGCATCAGTGTAAG AGCTCTGGAGCAGCATCAGGTGCGCATGGCCGTGCTGGACATCAGCCTGCCTACTGGCTTTGAACCAGAAAACTCTGACCTGGAGCTG CTGGCCAACTCTGTGGATCGCTACATCAACAATTTCCAAGTTGTAGATAATCTGAGCGATCGAGGATCTCTCATCATTCATCTGTTCAAG GTATCCAACAAAGCGGCAGACATCATCTCCTTCAGGCTGAACCAGAAGTTTAAAGTGGGCCTCCTGCAACCGTCTACAGTTACTGTATACCAGTATTACAACAAAG AGAAGCGTTGCAGCAGGTTTTACACTCCACCAGAGGACAAAGAGCAGCTCAGTCAGATCTGCGAAGGAAACATTTGTCGCTGCACAGAGG GCGACTGTTGTATTTTGAAGAAGGGCGCTTGGACAGTTGCGGCAAGAAAGAAGGCTGCGTGCAGCGGGATCCACCACG TGTTTAAGGTTAGAGTGTTGAATGTCAGTCAGAGCCAGTATGACAGATATGAGCTGGAGATCCTGCAAGTCATAAAAGAAG GCTCCGAGGCTGGTCTAAAAGCAAAGGACAGGCGAGTGTTTCTTTCTCACGCCGGCTGTAGGGCGGGGCTTAATCTGCTCACGGGGGAGGACTACCTCATCATTGGCCCATCCTCTGACGTTTGGCAAGCAGGCAGTGACAAGAACGG ttacacatacacactgggGAAGAACACTTGGGTGGAGCATTGGCCTTCAGGCACGTGTACCAAATGCAGAGCGCTGGACAATTTTAGCACAGAATTGCTGAACACTGGCTGCCAGACCTGA